The following DNA comes from Brassica oleracea var. oleracea cultivar TO1000 chromosome C5, BOL, whole genome shotgun sequence.
TCGGTTGGAGGGCTTGTAAAAAGGCATGTCGGTGTGGTAGGTATCGTCCTAGGTGGAGGTACTAGGGTCTGCGCTAGTTCCCATTCTTTGGCCGATGCGATAGCTTGGGACATAGTGGGGGCCGGATTGATAGATTTTTTCTCGAAGAGCAGGAGGTTCTCTAACAGAAAATAACGATGGGTTGGTGATATAAATATATAAATATCGTTGGAGATGCTCTAACAGAAGAACAATAATTTCTCTAACTCGTATCACTTCATGTAAACTGTTTTAAGTTCTTTGGATTATCTTAAGCAAAAAATATATCTCTTATCATGTTTTTTTTAAAACAAACACATGTTCTATTCAAAACGGTTCAGCGAATCGATCACCAAACCATTGGTAATAGATCGGACATGAAACATTTTTAAAAGGAGTCAACCTAAGAAACAATATGTGACTATCCTGTATATAAAACTAGACGATAATCCGCACGCATGCACGAAATGAATTTTTTATACTAATGTTTGTTTATTAAACAGTTTTAACATTTTGCAACACTGCAATCTTTATCGATTATAAAATGACAAATACAAATGTTGGTTTCCTAAATGTATTATCGTTGTCGAAGAGTTAACTTACTACACTCATTTTAACTATTATATGACTTCGTATGCACAAAAAGAAATTAAGTTTTGTGGCTGACACAAATTACAAAAACTAAATATGCAACATTGATTGAAAAATGACGAAAGATGATTAGGTTTACTGCTCTCGATTTGCTTACTATTGACTCTACATAAGTGATATCATTTTTATCTCTATAAAATTATGCTTTTGTTTTCGTTTATGTTTCATTGATAAGAGTTTTTTTTTTTTTTTTTTTTTAATTTCTTCTATGAATTCGGTGAATTACATTAGTGTCAATTTAAAAAAAAATGGAATTTGTAAAAATTAGTTCCAATCCAGATACATATCTAAAAATCAAATTTTTGAATAAAATCACCGGCAAACTCTATTCACGGATTAGTGTTCAAATCTAATATATCAAGCTGTTATAGAATATAAGTGCAGACTCGAAATATAAATGTTTGTCTAGTATATATTCACCAGCTCGGTCTAAAAATCATATAATTCTAGAACAACAAAATAAATTACTTATTTTATTAACCTACACTTTTGAGGTTTAGTTACTTAAGAGTATACCGATAAAAAATATATAATATTTTACCATTCTAATATATATAAACTAAGAACTGTTTGATTTATTAAATGATAAACCAGAAAATTTATAATAAATAGCTCAAATCTCTCATTCTTACAATTATAATAGCTATATAAAGTATTAAGGAGAAACAAATATTAGACAAATGATCAAATCTCTCATTCTTCAAACAAACTCAAAAGGAGGTGATTGAAAACTTGTCATGATTTTTCATTAAAATATTTTTATGAATAAAAATCAAGACTAAATTATTTAATCTGAATGAAATATATAATTAATTTTTAGTGGTATTGACATAGATATATATATATAGTATATTTTAATATAAATATTTATTATTGACACTTCCTATTCATATGATTTTATTAACATTTGTATATTTTTTGTATCAAAAATTTAAACCGTGAATCACAAAACTTTTAATGTGAGATTTTTTAATACAAATTTCAAAATTAAATACTAAGATCTCAATAATTTTTCACTGCAAAATTTTAAATTAACATATTTATTTATTTGCATATAGTATATAATATATATATATATATATATATATAATATGAATATCTATCAATGAGATTTTATATTCATACGATTTATGATCATTTCACTACAAGAAAACACGCTATATTCCGACGGACGTTCCGACGGACAACAAAGTCGTCGGACACATTTGACGATTTTTCGACGGCATTTTGACGAAAACAAAAAATACTACTTCGTCGGAATATACCGACGACTTTCCGACCAATACCGACGCAATTCCGACGACATTCCGATTAAATATATAACCGTTACGTTCGTCGGAAATTCGTCGGTATATACCGACGACTTTCCGACGACATTGCGATCAAAAATATAACCGTCGCTGTCGTCGGAAGTTCGTCGGTATATACCGACGAATTTCTGACGAATCTTTTGACTGTTGCCGACAAATACATATGACCGTTTTATAGCCGTTGAGATAGAAAAATACCGACGGAATTTCGACGGATATGACTGTTAAGGTTGCCGGAATTCCGTCGGAATGTCGTCGGACTGCCGTAAGCAATTTCCTATAAATACAACCTCTCCTCATTCAACTCATTCACTCCTCATTCTCTCTTCACTCTCTCTAATCACAACAATTCCGAGAAAATCATGTCTTCAGGAGTTTATTATCGTTCGTGGATGGATAAACTTCATATGGATCCCAACACCAATTTACTTACGGAAGAATACGTTCAAGGGATTGGAGAATTCATGAAGCTTGTTGAACAGCAACCGGTTGCAAAAACCGGTATGTTAAGATGTCTCTGCTCTATTTGCAATAATAATAGGATTATAAGAGAATTTGTTGTTTGGACTCATTTGTATATGAGAGGATTTTCACGTAATTATAAAGTTTGGTATCTTCATGGGGAAACTGGTTATGAATATGGTAGTAGTTCGGCGAGCAGTTCCCGTCATGGTCCGAGGAAGCACGCCATTCCGCATCCCGTCGTTCTGCACCCCGTGGCAGCCGAGGTAGTTCGGCGAGCAGTTCCCGTCCATCGGGATCATCTCACGAACAAAACTCGGTTCCCGCATATGTTCCCGCTCCCGCTCCATATGTTCCCGCTCCAGCTGCTCAGGAGGATCCGTGGGTCATGTCAGTTCAACAATTGGTTCAACAACCAGATCGAGAGCATCTCCCGGTTCTCCAACCCAACCCACGACCGGGACATACAACTTGGTTAGTATTTTTATTTTATTTGTAGTGTTTTTCCATTAACTAACTTTCTAACATGCATTTTTTTAAAGGTTCGACAATTCGAGCAATGGCATTAGCAGGAGCATCAACAATATGATGTATTACATGCTCCATACCGGATATTCGAAGTAGAGTGTGATTCCTGGCGAGGACCGGGAGTTGTGGTTTCGTCAGTTTGCGGTAACTCTTCAGTTTTTTTTAAAGCTGTTTTCAATTTTTTTTATATATATCTACTAATTAAATTATGTGTGTTTTGTAGCAAGAGTTCACTTGGGAGTCCGGTCTCACGGAAACAGTCCGTCAGAAATTCAACGAAAAGGCCATGGACTCTTATACGAAGCAGATCAACGCTTGGAAGACAGTATGGCAGAAGAACAAGAGGCCACGGTACATCAACGGGACGGTGTGGGAGCAGTTGATAGTCCATTGGGAGAAGGACGACACTGCAGCGACGTCTCTTAAGAACTCCAAGAACCGGAAGAGCGATCGTGGCGGGAAAGGTATGTATGTGCACAACCTCGGTGCTTGCTCTATGTCTTCTAAGGAGGATCAACTTGTAAGTTCTATTTTTTTTTATCTTTATATTTATTTAAATAAATATTTTTATATATTCTTTGGCTAATGACTGTTTTTTAGATTGAAGCAAATGACGGTAATCCTGTTGATCGTCTTCAACTTATTAAGGAGGCTCACACTAACAAGAAGACAAGTCAAATTCAGGACGCCATGACCAGATCCGTCGTTGACTTGGTGGAAACTAAAAAAAAAGCTCTTCTATCTTCTCAGCCTCTCTCTGATGACGGCGATTCTACGGGAGTTTCAACCAACATGTTCCGATTGCAAATAAATGAGATGGTCGAAAAGGTAATTTTTTATTAATATTTTTTTTTTTGACAACATTAATATATTTATTTTATAATGTAGTTTACTAACTTTAAATATTTTTGTAGGCGGTTCCTAAAAGGAAAGGATGACGTTTAGTTGGGTTGGCCGCCGTGCTTCTTCGTATCCGGCGTCTTCTTCGCAAGTTCCGTATACCGATCCCATGATTCTGGAGCAGCTACAGAACAAAGATGAACGGATTGTGGCATTGGAGGATCAGAACGCCACTATCCTTTCTGAGAATGCCACTATCCTTGCTCAGCTGGAATCCCAAAAAAAGACCAACGCCGAGATATTGGAAAAGCTAGATCGTTTGTTGCCTTCGGGTTCTTAGTTTTTTATGAATTTTAAAACTTGATGAATGTTTTTTTTTCCTATTTAAGTTTGTATGAATTTAAATTCTATAATATTATTAGTTTTAAATTTCAGATTTTGTGTATTTATTATTTTTTAATATAAAAAAAAATATTTATAACTGTAAAATTTATTCATATTTAAAATGGTATATTCTGACGAATCTGAGTCGTCAGAATATACCGACAAACAGGTTCATCGAAATATACTGACGAATCATAGTCGTCGGAATATACCGACGAGTACAAGTCGTCAGAATATACTGACGAATTTGTGTCGTCGGAATATTCTGACAAACCTGCTTGTCGCTATATTCCGACGACTCTAATTCGTCAGTATATTCTGATGACTTAATTCGTCGGAATATAGTGTTTCCGATGAATTCTGTTCTCGAAATATGTTATCGGAGTGTCGTCGGAAGTTCGTCAGAATGTGGTTTCTCGGTATTCGTCAGAAAGTCGTCGGAAACTCTGACGAAATTCCGACGAATTTTTTTTTTGAAATTAACATATTTATATATTTTTATATTGTATATAATTTAATTTAAATGATATTAATATGTATATATATATATGTAATATGAATATTTATTAATGAAACTTCATATTCGTACGGCTTATGATCACTTGTATTTTGCTTGAACAAAAAAAAGTTAAACTATTGATCACAAATTTTTTCAAAGTGGGACTTTTACCATTTTTAGTCATTTATAGTTGTTTTAAAAAATTCAAAATATAACATATAAGAAAAAATATAATTTTTTTATTATATGTTTAATGTGATTGTTTAATTTCTTTTAATAATATAAAATTAAACAAAAAGAGAGGATACAAAAATTATTATCAAATATGTATTATTCTTTTTTTTTTTGTCATCAACTTTACAGACTTATACTGACTCTGTAAACCAAACCGGAAGATATCGATCCATGTGAACGACGAAAGACGGCTGAATCCTGACACTGCGTGCTAGGCTATCCGCCTTTGTATTTTGCGCTCTTGGTACATATATTATTCATAATCATTAATTGTCATATATATTAGTCATATTAGGTTATTTCATAGTTTTTATTTAAAAAAATAATGAATATTTTTTTGTACACTACTAATTAATTTGATATTTAGTTTAATAAAAGTATAATATCTATTTATAAGAACCAATTTATTTTTCTAAAAATTCTAAAATTGTCTTCGTGATAACACATGACTACGAAAACATTTCGTAATGCTCCGGTCCGGTAGTAATATATATGGGATACGTATAACCAGGACGCATTATATTTTGTTTTGCAAAAACATAATTCATAACTAAACTCTAGAGTTCCAGTAAGCAGCATCAAGCTTAAGAGGGTAAAGATCGCTAGCGTTGGCCGTAGACGTAGAAGAAGATGTGAAAGGTCCGTCGGTGCTAAAAGTCTGATCCGACATCGTGTAATGCTTCTTCATCGCTCTCATGCTCTCTTCGTCTTTCTCGCTTCCTCTGCTTAACGAAGCCTCAAGAAGCTTCTCAACATCCACCGTGGAACCTCCTTCGAGCATGCTCACCACTGTTGACATCGACGGCCTTTCCGACGGAACTTGACTGGTGCAGAGGATCCCGATCTGGATCATGGTCATTGCTTCTTCTCTGTTGTAATCTGTTCCAAGCCTCGGGTCTACTACTTCTATCAGTTTGTTTTGCTCCCTTAAAACGTGTACCTTTGGAAATATATTGAGAT
Coding sequences within:
- the LOC106295833 gene encoding uncharacterized protein LOC106295833 — protein: MSSGVYYRSWMDKLHMDPNTNLLTEEYVQGIGEFMKLVEQQPVAKTGMLRCLCSICNNNRIIREFVVWTHLYMRGFSRNYKVWYLHGETGYEYGSSSASSSRHGPRKHAIPHPVVLHPVAAEVVRRAVPVHRDHLTNKTRFPHMFPLPLHMFPLQLLRRIRGSCQFNNWFNNQIESISRFSNPTHDRDIQLGSTIRAMALAGASTI